ACGACGTTGTACACCGAGTCCATGTCGTCGCCGCGGCGGGCGTTGAGCCGGAAGAACTCCGACCAGCCGCGCGGAAAGAGCACCAACACGGGCAGATTCACCAGCACCCAGGTCGCCACGGTGGCCGTCGCCATTCGAACCAGCGCACGAACACGGCCCGTGCGGACGGCCAGCACCAGCATCGGACCCAGGAACAGCAGCGGATACAGCTTGGCCGCGGCGCCCAACCCGATCAACACACCGGCCAGCACCGGTTTACGTCGCGCCCAGGCCAGCAGCCCGCTCATCGCGAATCCCGTTGCCAGCGCGTCGAAATTGGTGAAGATCTGAAAGATCAACAGCGGCGATGCGGCCACCAGCGCCGCATCCCAGATGCGCCGACCGGACAGGCCCGCGGTGGCCCAGACGGTCGCCAGCCAGGCCAGCGCCAGTCCGAATGCGGCGATGTCGAAGAACACCACCACCTCGGCGATCACCGGAAGCGGGGCGAGCTTGCTCAACGCGGTGTAGGTCTTGGCCAGCGCCATCGACACGTACTGGTAGACCCCGGTCAGCACCGGATACTCCATGTAGCGCACCGCGGGCTTGCCGTCATAGCGGGTCTGCGGCGCACCGCTGGAATCGGTTTCGATCCAGCTCGACTTGTACGGAAACTTGCCCTGGTTCAACAACTCCGCCCCGTAGAGCGGCACCGTGTCCGAGTAGCACAACTCGTAGTACGCGCGCTGGTTGTCCCAGTTTGCCACGCGCTGATCCCCGGTTCCGGTGCCGCTACTCTGCAGGCACGCCGCCTTCGTCGACCAGCCCAATGCCAGGAATACCAGAGCGAACACGTACATCACCCGCACCGGCGTCATCAGCCGGGCCCGGCCGATCAGCGCGTGCCGGCCCACCGGGCCGCCAACGGCATCGGCCAAGGCGGCGCCCAACGAGTCTGTGCGGCTGGGGCAATCGCGGTTGTCCACGCTACGCAGATCATCGGCCAGCGTCCGCGGGGAAATAGTGGCGCTCTCCAACTGAGCGCCGGTCACGGTGGCGGTTGCCCGAACGGTGGGGCGGGCGGTTCAGCCGGTGGTGCCTGTCCCGGTGGTGGCGGGGGCGCCCCAGTGATCGTCGTCGGGGGTCCCACCGGGATGGTGATGCCCGGGGCCACCTCGATCGTGGGCTGGATGACGGTCACCGCGGGCGGCGGAGGTGGCGGGGCCGGTACTCCCGCATAGCCGCCGATCTCGGTCGGCTTGGGGAAGGTCTCGTTGGGGGTGCCCTTCAGCGCGCCGTCCATCGTCGACTTCCAGATATCCGACGGCAGCCCCGAGCCGTAAACCTCTGCGCCCGAAGCGGTTACCAGTGGCACATTGTCCTGGACGGTCCCGACCCACACCGCCGTCGACAGGGACGGGGTGTATCCGACCATCCAGGCGTCCTTGTTGGCTTGGGTGTCGCCCAGCTGCACCGTGCCGGTCTTCGCCGCCGATACTCGGCCGCCCGATAGGGCATGGCCGCGTGAATAGGAGGCGATCGGTTGCATCGCCGCGGTGGTGTTGTCCGCGACCGCCTTGTCGATCCGTTGGTCGGCGCCCTTGTCGGAGGTTCCGGCGTCGAAAAGCACTTGGCCCTCGGCATTGACGACCTTTTGCACCAGGTGCGGAGGGTGGTAGACGCCGGACGCGGCCAGTGTGGCGTACGCCGAGGCCATGTCGACCGGCCGAGTTTGGTACTGGCCCAGCACAATTCCGTTGTTCGGCGGACCACCCTTGCCGTCCTCGGACAGGGTGTGCGGAACGCCGGGGAAGCTCGTGGCCACGCCGGCGGAGTGTGCGGCGTCGGCGACGGCCGCCGGTCCGTTCTTGAGTTTGAGCATCAGCCGGTAGTAGGCCGTGTTCAGCGACATCTTCAGCGCCTCGGCGATATTGCAGGTGCCGCAGTTTTCGCCGTCGACGTTGGTGATCTTGATGCCGTCGACCGTCAGCGGTGAGCTGTCGACCTGATAGCCCAACCCGATGCCCTGCTGCAGGGCGGCCACCAACGCGAACACCTTGAACGACGACCCGGTCTGCAGCCCGGCCTGCGCGAAGTCGAAGCCGTTGGCGTCCGAGCCGCCATAGTAGGCGCGGATCGCGCCGGTGTGCGGGTCGATGGACACCACCGCCGAGCGCATGTCGGGGTCTTGTCCGTCAAGGTATTTCGAGACGGCCTTCTCCGCGGCCTGCTGGGCCTTGGGATCGATCGTGGTGGTGACCTGCAATCCCTGAGTGTTCAGGGTCTGCTCGTCGATGTTGAACAGCTCCATCAGCTCTTTGGTGACCTGACGTTCGATCAGGCCGTTGGAGCCGGTGGTCTGATTCTGCGCGCGGGCCTGATCGGGCGGGACGGTCTGGGGGAATTGTTGTGCCGCACGATCGCTCGGCGATAGCGCCTTGGTTTCCACCATGCCGTCGAGCACCCAGTTCCAGCGCGCCTCGGCGCCCTTGGGATCCACGGCCGGGTCCAGCGAGGACGGCCGGCGAATCAGCGCCGCCAACAGCGCGCCCTCGGAAAC
The Mycobacterium sp. 050128 genome window above contains:
- a CDS encoding glycosyltransferase family 87 protein, translated to MTGAQLESATISPRTLADDLRSVDNRDCPSRTDSLGAALADAVGGPVGRHALIGRARLMTPVRVMYVFALVFLALGWSTKAACLQSSGTGTGDQRVANWDNQRAYYELCYSDTVPLYGAELLNQGKFPYKSSWIETDSSGAPQTRYDGKPAVRYMEYPVLTGVYQYVSMALAKTYTALSKLAPLPVIAEVVVFFDIAAFGLALAWLATVWATAGLSGRRIWDAALVAASPLLIFQIFTNFDALATGFAMSGLLAWARRKPVLAGVLIGLGAAAKLYPLLFLGPMLVLAVRTGRVRALVRMATATVATWVLVNLPVLVLFPRGWSEFFRLNARRGDDMDSVYNVVKSFTGWPGFDPKLGFWEPPTVLNAVVAVSFVVCCAAITYVTLTAPQRPRVAQLLFLVVAAFLLTNKVWSPQFSLWLVPLAVLALPHRRVLLAWMTIDAVVWVPRMYYLYGNPNRSLPEQFFTTTVLLRDIAVIALCALVIRQIYRPDEDLVRWDGRVDDPSGGPFDRAPDAPPGWLPDWLRPARSRRPSAPAPMFDTDTELETTTSQRQA
- a CDS encoding transglycosylase domain-containing protein produces the protein MNNEGRHDQSPDDPSRSATERMSKEPDAARPDESDRAAHRGDVGTRRRVPPDDRQTTILPAVADDRAPRRSDPIDEVKAALGGPGSRPAPRDAIEEVKAALDSRSSGPQRHDRPMSGRPPEGPPPPPPPRRPGDAGGPDVPSHRAAAPNWVEQINWRWVRRAAYLSAAVLILLPIVTFTMAYFIVDIPKPGNIRTNQVSTILASDGSEIAKIVPPEGNRVDVSINQVPVHVRQAVIAAEDRNFYSNPGFDFTGFARAVENNLFGNGGLQGGSTITQQYVKNALVGSAQHGFAGLLRKAKELVIATKMSGEWSKDEVLQAYLNIIYFGRGAYGISAASKAYFDKPVDQLSVSEGALLAALIRRPSSLDPAVDPKGAEARWNWVLDGMVETKALSPSDRAAQQFPQTVPPDQARAQNQTTGSNGLIERQVTKELMELFNIDEQTLNTQGLQVTTTIDPKAQQAAEKAVSKYLDGQDPDMRSAVVSIDPHTGAIRAYYGGSDANGFDFAQAGLQTGSSFKVFALVAALQQGIGLGYQVDSSPLTVDGIKITNVDGENCGTCNIAEALKMSLNTAYYRLMLKLKNGPAAVADAAHSAGVATSFPGVPHTLSEDGKGGPPNNGIVLGQYQTRPVDMASAYATLAASGVYHPPHLVQKVVNAEGQVLFDAGTSDKGADQRIDKAVADNTTAAMQPIASYSRGHALSGGRVSAAKTGTVQLGDTQANKDAWMVGYTPSLSTAVWVGTVQDNVPLVTASGAEVYGSGLPSDIWKSTMDGALKGTPNETFPKPTEIGGYAGVPAPPPPPPAVTVIQPTIEVAPGITIPVGPPTTITGAPPPPPGQAPPAEPPAPPFGQPPP